In Candidatus Bathyarchaeia archaeon, the following are encoded in one genomic region:
- a CDS encoding Lrp/AsnC family transcriptional regulator — MKQENIAKLLKELIRNSKRSDRELAKAVNLSQPTVTRLRKLADKYVRSYTIVPEFGRIGYELLAFTFVKARTYEKATVEERIRLVKEWYKKHPNVIFASDGEGLGKDGIIVSVHKNYSKYADFMRDFILSFADFASDVQSFLVSLKTGIILKPFDLTYLADDIDNLE; from the coding sequence ATGAAACAAGAAAACATCGCTAAGCTGTTGAAAGAGTTAATTCGCAACTCAAAAAGAAGTGATAGAGAACTAGCTAAAGCTGTTAATTTATCGCAGCCAACTGTGACTAGACTTAGGAAACTCGCGGATAAATATGTTAGAAGTTACACGATTGTTCCGGAATTTGGCAGGATTGGCTACGAACTTTTAGCGTTCACGTTCGTGAAAGCTAGGACGTACGAGAAAGCCACGGTTGAAGAGAGAATTCGGTTAGTGAAGGAGTGGTATAAGAAGCATCCTAATGTGATTTTTGCTTCTGATGGAGAAGGACTGGGAAAAGATGGCATAATAGTTTCGGTTCACAAGAATTATTCCAAATATGCTGATTTCATGCGGGATTTCATATTGAGCTTTGCTGATTTTGCAAGCGATGTCCAATCTTTTCTTGTGAGTTTGAAAACGGGAATAATCTTGAAACCTTTCGACTTGACATATCTTGCAGACGACATAGACAATTTAGAATAG
- a CDS encoding HAD family hydrolase — MALTKAIIFDFIGTLTDVKNYSLENSKVKLYKAIAEAGFNVSLENFLEAYTQAHEKYRVIRYQKLVEVTNAVWISEALNTLGFATSPEDTRIKAAVNVFFEDYVNSFELRKCAKKTLSKVCGDYKLGLISNFTYAPVIYAGLRKLGINRFFNVVLVSEAVGWRKPHAKIFEEAIRRLGVKAEETVYVGDSPLEDMKGAKTVGMRTVFVPSQFYSLENLMESQQKPDLIVKDICMLCKEIRNFLKS, encoded by the coding sequence TTGGCGCTTACAAAAGCAATAATCTTCGACTTCATCGGCACCTTAACAGACGTTAAAAACTATAGCCTAGAAAATTCAAAAGTCAAATTGTATAAGGCAATTGCCGAAGCAGGATTCAACGTCAGTCTTGAAAATTTTCTGGAAGCCTACACTCAAGCGCACGAGAAATACCGCGTCATACGCTATCAAAAACTGGTCGAAGTGACAAATGCGGTGTGGATTTCAGAAGCCCTAAACACTCTAGGATTCGCAACATCTCCGGAAGACACGCGCATAAAAGCGGCTGTAAACGTTTTCTTTGAAGATTACGTGAACTCCTTCGAACTTAGAAAATGCGCAAAAAAGACGCTCAGCAAAGTCTGCGGAGACTACAAACTTGGTTTAATCTCAAACTTCACGTATGCACCAGTAATCTATGCAGGTTTGAGAAAACTGGGCATAAACAGGTTTTTTAACGTTGTTTTGGTTTCGGAAGCTGTTGGTTGGCGCAAGCCTCACGCGAAGATTTTTGAAGAAGCAATCAGAAGGCTTGGAGTGAAAGCGGAAGAAACTGTTTATGTGGGAGACAGCCCGTTAGAGGATATGAAAGGCGCGAAGACTGTTGGAATGAGAACAGTTTTTGTTCCTTCACAGTTTTATTCACTTGAAAACCTTATGGAAAGCCAACAGAAACCAGACTTGATTGTAAAGGATATTTGTATGCTTTGCAAAGAAATTAGAAATTTTTTAAAATCTTGA
- a CDS encoding nucleoside 2-deoxyribosyltransferase, translating into MKSKVFVSGPIQGMETEQSYRDVIREICVRHGFEVVDPWEREKVIYRGEEHGWWDKVPAADFIKRDLEDIEKCDILIAYLPTLSAGTCMELFYAKLKDKKTICICKIENPSPWITVHSDIILKDIEDLDNLLDQNS; encoded by the coding sequence ATGAAGAGTAAGGTTTTCGTTTCTGGTCCAATTCAAGGCATGGAAACAGAACAGTCTTATAGAGATGTTATTCGTGAAATTTGTGTTCGGCACGGTTTTGAAGTTGTTGACCCTTGGGAACGTGAAAAGGTCATTTATAGAGGCGAGGAACATGGCTGGTGGGATAAGGTTCCGGCGGCTGATTTCATAAAAAGAGATTTGGAAGACATAGAAAAATGCGATATTTTAATTGCGTATCTCCCTACTCTTTCAGCTGGAACATGCATGGAACTCTTCTACGCCAAACTCAAAGACAAAAAGACCATATGCATATGCAAAATTGAAAATCCCAGTCCATGGATAACCGTTCACTCCGACATAATCCTAAAAGACATAGAAGACCTTGACAATCTTCTAGACCAAAACTCTTAA
- a CDS encoding DUF401 family protein, producing the protein MPSHPNFLKAEKGAENLGLVDPTIAIIASLAFLIALLYKRVNLGITLNVTALLLALLALDWTAIPLIIWQTTTDPLAISVVLATFDIMLLSQLYKETGIINKLSESVGNLIKNPKIVLSVLPAIIGLLPVAGGALMSAPLVDTEAEKLKLKPNRKAYVNIWFRHTIFPVYPLSPPIITTAALTGVAIPLIIMRQIPVVLVMIIIGFIIGFWKVPKYKNEETNGNKQTKNSNLKTFFVTFSPILATIIVAISMDSIGLSLEGFHTVIAILVGLLILIAISKLNFAVFKRPFKSWGIYGITAAAYGAFLLRKIMTTPEISNVFSTFVTNSGGTTSILLLITIPAILGVLTGSPVSGVAVSIPILCGTSLATPSVAALIYISAYLGYTIAPTHLCFTFTADYFKCTLGKVYKYVIPSFLVTFPMALLIYFLI; encoded by the coding sequence ATGCCATCACATCCTAATTTTCTCAAAGCCGAAAAGGGAGCAGAAAATTTGGGACTAGTGGACCCGACAATCGCAATAATCGCCTCATTAGCTTTTCTGATAGCCTTATTGTATAAGCGTGTGAACTTGGGAATAACCCTAAACGTGACAGCTCTGCTTTTGGCGTTGCTCGCACTCGACTGGACAGCAATCCCGCTGATAATCTGGCAAACAACCACTGACCCACTGGCAATTTCAGTTGTACTCGCAACCTTCGACATTATGCTACTAAGCCAACTCTACAAAGAAACGGGAATAATAAACAAGCTAAGCGAAAGTGTAGGCAACCTCATCAAAAACCCAAAAATCGTGCTAAGCGTATTACCCGCAATCATAGGGCTTCTACCAGTCGCCGGCGGCGCATTAATGTCAGCGCCACTCGTTGATACAGAAGCTGAAAAACTTAAGCTAAAGCCAAACAGAAAAGCCTACGTGAACATTTGGTTCCGACACACGATTTTTCCCGTTTACCCCTTAAGTCCGCCAATAATCACAACCGCCGCGCTCACGGGAGTAGCAATACCCTTGATAATTATGCGGCAGATTCCCGTAGTTCTCGTCATGATAATAATCGGATTCATAATCGGCTTCTGGAAAGTCCCGAAATACAAAAATGAAGAAACAAACGGCAACAAACAAACAAAAAACTCAAACCTCAAAACTTTTTTCGTCACTTTTAGTCCTATTCTGGCAACGATAATTGTCGCAATATCCATGGATTCGATTGGTCTATCCCTAGAAGGTTTCCACACCGTAATAGCAATTTTAGTAGGATTGCTAATTTTAATCGCCATTTCCAAACTGAATTTTGCAGTCTTCAAGAGACCATTCAAAAGCTGGGGAATCTATGGAATAACAGCAGCAGCCTACGGTGCATTCTTACTAAGAAAAATCATGACGACACCAGAAATTTCAAACGTGTTCTCAACATTCGTAACAAACAGCGGAGGCACAACCAGCATCCTACTATTAATAACAATCCCAGCAATCTTAGGCGTCTTAACAGGCTCACCAGTCAGCGGCGTCGCCGTAAGCATTCCAATTCTTTGCGGAACATCACTCGCCACGCCCAGCGTAGCCGCGTTAATTTACATTAGCGCTTATCTCGGATACACCATCGCGCCAACACACTTGTGCTTCACGTTTACAGCGGACTATTTCAAATGCACATTAGGCAAAGTCTACAAGTACGTAATCCCATCGTTTCTAGTAACATTTCCAATGGCGCTACTCATTTACTTCCTAATCTAA
- a CDS encoding M28 family peptidase, whose translation MKVFDAVSAYRFMERLVKEVGNRESGTDKERQAAHLIKAWFEEFGLANVRMEEFEVQTSRILREEALLPDGARLACAAVGNSLSTPPEGVEGEVVMLESTSPEALKKIEGKIAVLGLVPFQKDFEKILKAKPLALIFPSRTPLAPAIYRSVRAEYVEKQNVPAVSMAHDDVLNVLKGPRRLRIITEVEKITAKSQNVIGEVPGVVEDEDILIGGHYDTVRSVMGAHDNAAGTAVVLELARIFAQEKLNRTLRVVAFGSEELGLRGSFYHAENSENTRNLKLCLDFDVHGILLGELSAVVLGPEEVKSLLSFTAKELGISLRVSSELGMGGSDHMPLAFYGVPSVMLSRAGGAAQIMHTDLEDLRWCDSEAFVPVGRLSQTLLERLLKAEELPFEKKIPNDIAKALEKRFEDSGIKKKSVQGTQ comes from the coding sequence ATGAAAGTTTTTGATGCTGTTTCAGCGTATCGTTTTATGGAGAGGCTTGTCAAAGAAGTTGGAAATCGAGAATCAGGAACCGATAAAGAGCGTCAAGCGGCGCATTTGATAAAGGCATGGTTTGAAGAGTTTGGGCTTGCTAATGTGAGAATGGAAGAGTTTGAGGTTCAGACAAGCCGCATTTTAAGAGAGGAGGCTTTGCTTCCAGACGGCGCGCGGCTTGCGTGTGCTGCTGTTGGTAATTCGCTTTCGACTCCGCCGGAAGGTGTTGAAGGCGAAGTAGTTATGTTAGAGTCTACATCGCCTGAGGCGTTGAAGAAAATTGAAGGTAAAATTGCTGTTTTGGGCTTAGTTCCGTTTCAGAAAGATTTTGAAAAAATTTTGAAAGCTAAGCCCTTAGCCTTGATTTTTCCTTCTCGGACTCCTTTGGCTCCGGCGATTTATCGTTCGGTTAGGGCTGAATATGTTGAAAAGCAAAATGTTCCAGCGGTTTCAATGGCGCATGATGATGTGCTGAACGTGTTAAAGGGTCCGCGGAGGCTTAGGATAATTACGGAAGTAGAGAAAATAACCGCTAAGAGCCAAAATGTTATTGGCGAAGTGCCGGGAGTTGTTGAAGATGAAGATATACTGATTGGAGGACATTACGATACTGTTAGAAGCGTTATGGGCGCGCATGACAATGCCGCTGGAACCGCCGTAGTGCTTGAGTTGGCAAGAATTTTTGCGCAGGAGAAACTGAATCGCACATTGAGGGTTGTCGCTTTTGGCTCTGAAGAACTTGGACTGCGAGGCTCTTTCTATCACGCTGAAAACTCTGAGAATACTCGGAATCTCAAGCTTTGTCTCGACTTTGACGTTCATGGAATATTGCTTGGCGAGTTAAGCGCGGTTGTTCTTGGACCGGAAGAAGTTAAGTCATTGTTGTCTTTTACTGCCAAGGAGCTTGGAATTTCTCTTCGCGTTAGTAGCGAGTTGGGAATGGGCGGTTCAGACCACATGCCTTTGGCGTTTTATGGTGTTCCTTCTGTTATGTTGTCACGTGCTGGCGGCGCGGCTCAGATAATGCACACGGACCTAGAGGATTTGCGTTGGTGTGATTCAGAGGCTTTTGTTCCGGTAGGTAGATTGAGTCAAACACTTCTGGAGCGTTTGTTAAAGGCCGAGGAGTTGCCTTTTGAGAAGAAAATTCCAAACGATATTGCTAAGGCTCTTGAGAAAAGGTTTGAGGATTCGGGAATCAAAAAGAAGAGTGTGCAAGGGACTCAATAA
- a CDS encoding VOC family protein translates to MLTKSFEFVLSKSAPCLRHRINSLKYKFMPKYECGKGMKFTYTGIRVKNLKRSIEFYTKTMGMKEIRRGKMRAGGIFVQLKNKGSQQILELDYYPPGTKYYEEYVEGSELDHLAFWCKDVRRSYEKVLAGGATSAVEAWDEDGYTLAFVRDPDGIWIELIGKTVKLTSNKSSRKL, encoded by the coding sequence ATGCTCACGAAGTCTTTTGAGTTTGTTTTGTCTAAATCTGCACCTTGCCTTCGGCACCGCATAAATAGTTTAAAATATAAATTTATGCCAAAATATGAGTGTGGAAAAGGAATGAAGTTTACTTATACTGGTATCCGAGTTAAGAACCTAAAACGTTCTATTGAGTTTTATACTAAGACAATGGGCATGAAAGAAATTCGGAGGGGAAAAATGCGGGCGGGCGGTATATTTGTGCAATTGAAAAATAAAGGGTCGCAGCAAATTTTAGAGCTGGACTATTACCCGCCTGGAACGAAATACTATGAAGAATATGTGGAGGGTTCAGAGTTAGATCATTTGGCTTTTTGGTGTAAGGATGTTCGGAGAAGTTATGAAAAAGTGCTTGCTGGTGGTGCGACCTCCGCCGTTGAAGCGTGGGATGAGGATGGTTACACTTTAGCATTTGTTAGAGATCCTGATGGAATTTGGATTGAGTTGATCGGAAAGACTGTGAAGTTAACTTCTAACAAATCCTCTAGGAAACTTTAG
- a CDS encoding zinc ribbon domain-containing protein: MSENQKCPKCGGDMVRGDRLATATRVLSSVYLAKRGDILGDGIVPYYCEKCGYIELYKEIKGVRRENAFLKKCIKCGEKIPIASEECSYCGAKQRKE, encoded by the coding sequence ATGAGTGAAAATCAGAAGTGTCCTAAGTGTGGTGGAGACATGGTTAGAGGAGACAGATTGGCTACGGCTACTCGCGTGTTGTCAAGTGTTTATTTGGCAAAGAGAGGCGATATTTTAGGTGATGGAATTGTTCCTTATTACTGCGAAAAATGCGGTTACATAGAACTTTACAAAGAAATTAAAGGAGTTAGACGTGAAAACGCCTTCCTCAAGAAATGTATTAAGTGCGGCGAAAAAATTCCAATAGCTTCTGAAGAATGCTCCTACTGTGGAGCTAAACAGAGGAAGGAATGA
- a CDS encoding rhomboid family intramembrane serine protease, whose amino-acid sequence MFPLRDLTRSLRTPHVNRLILTANIVVFIVFWLANFNIILDVKFAEDMSQNFTMYPYQIIKGQRLYTIITSMFMHDPSGLMEGLFHLLGNMLYLYIFGDNVEDTFGHVGYLIFYLVCGITAALSHIMSIFFAPTIGNLIGISSSSDLMTGVVGASGAISGVLGAYLILYPKSRILTLVFFGWPIIVPVPAVIFLGFWFIMQWFYGFFDISGGVAYWAHIGGFIAGMVLALIFGRRMKKVRDAKRSF is encoded by the coding sequence TTGTTTCCGTTAAGAGATTTGACAAGGTCTTTGCGAACGCCACATGTAAATCGTTTAATATTAACCGCAAACATTGTTGTTTTCATAGTTTTTTGGCTTGCCAACTTCAACATAATTTTAGATGTTAAGTTTGCAGAAGACATGAGCCAAAACTTTACCATGTATCCATATCAAATAATTAAGGGACAGCGACTTTACACGATTATAACTTCAATGTTTATGCATGACCCGTCAGGATTAATGGAAGGACTTTTCCATTTACTTGGTAACATGCTTTACCTTTACATTTTCGGAGATAATGTGGAAGACACTTTTGGACATGTTGGTTACCTAATATTTTATCTTGTTTGCGGAATAACCGCAGCATTATCACACATAATGAGCATATTTTTTGCACCCACGATAGGTAATTTAATCGGCATCTCTTCCAGCTCAGACTTGATGACGGGCGTCGTTGGAGCTTCGGGAGCAATTTCAGGAGTCTTAGGCGCTTATCTTATACTTTATCCAAAATCAAGAATCCTCACACTGGTTTTCTTTGGGTGGCCAATAATAGTGCCAGTTCCAGCAGTAATTTTTCTTGGTTTCTGGTTCATAATGCAATGGTTTTATGGATTCTTCGACATCTCCGGAGGAGTCGCTTATTGGGCACACATAGGCGGTTTTATTGCTGGAATGGTTTTAGCTCTTATTTTTGGGCGGAGAATGAAAAAGGTTCGAGATGCCAAGCGTAGTTTCTAG
- a CDS encoding Rpp14/Pop5 family protein, with the protein MRRNVRWRYLALRIDAEDTFTSKELMDTIWNSVSKLYGEYGASRTGLALIDYDAEEKFAVIRATHVSLENVRTAIAVITSIGNKPATIHVLAVSGTIRALLKKTKH; encoded by the coding sequence TTGCGAAGAAATGTGAGGTGGCGCTACCTCGCCTTAAGAATAGATGCTGAAGACACGTTTACTTCAAAAGAATTGATGGATACGATTTGGAATTCCGTTTCCAAGCTTTATGGCGAGTATGGCGCAAGCCGGACAGGTTTGGCTTTGATTGATTATGACGCAGAAGAAAAGTTTGCTGTTATCCGCGCTACGCATGTTAGTCTCGAAAATGTTAGAACGGCAATAGCTGTGATAACCAGTATTGGGAACAAGCCTGCTACAATCCATGTTTTGGCTGTTTCTGGAACCATTAGGGCGCTACTCAAAAAGACAAAACATTAG
- a CDS encoding RNase P subunit p30 family protein: MKRIFADFHLCPNLRDLEQTARIIRKASQLGYRLIAVPLPSNFPEDRLTQLQNLCSEAGVDFASRIDLKPKTPKELLSSLRNFRRRFEIVAVMCDSKSVARQAAKDRRVDLLNFQSVDFHKRFFDKAEAELASQSFASLEIDLKPLLVLEGPARTRLLSYLRREVAIAQEFHVPIVMSSGASEELLLRKPRELASLASLFDLDTASAIKAVSENPVAIVRRNREKLDSRFVAPGIRIIRRGRDCEEM, encoded by the coding sequence ATGAAAAGAATCTTTGCAGACTTTCATTTATGCCCAAATTTGAGAGACCTTGAACAAACTGCACGCATAATAAGAAAAGCTTCTCAGTTAGGTTACCGCCTCATCGCAGTGCCTTTACCATCAAACTTTCCTGAAGACAGACTTACACAATTGCAGAATCTTTGCAGCGAAGCCGGCGTCGATTTTGCATCCCGCATTGATTTGAAACCCAAAACACCCAAAGAATTATTGAGCAGTTTAAGAAATTTTAGAAGAAGATTTGAAATAGTCGCGGTGATGTGCGACTCTAAAAGTGTGGCAAGACAAGCAGCAAAAGACCGCCGTGTAGACCTCTTAAATTTCCAATCCGTCGATTTCCACAAAAGATTCTTTGACAAAGCAGAAGCAGAATTAGCCTCACAAAGCTTTGCCTCTCTTGAAATTGACCTGAAACCATTACTTGTTCTGGAAGGACCAGCTAGAACTAGGCTTCTTTCATATTTGCGAAGAGAAGTAGCGATTGCGCAGGAGTTTCATGTTCCAATTGTTATGTCCAGCGGAGCTTCAGAAGAACTGTTACTACGCAAGCCGCGGGAATTGGCTTCCCTAGCTTCTCTTTTCGATTTAGACACAGCATCAGCCATAAAGGCGGTTTCAGAAAATCCAGTGGCAATCGTTCGAAGAAATAGAGAAAAGCTGGATTCCCGGTTTGTTGCGCCTGGAATACGTATTATAAGGAGAGGAAGAGATTGCGAAGAAATGTGA
- a CDS encoding RNA-binding domain-containing protein, producing MPSKIPIGYIDIRVFAHATEDVNKVLNAVYNTLPAEVIENVVIKRTNLSGHHGNPIILLETRIKEKSAVQAVFEKLSSGLSIIDKEQLSSEIKEHLDKGNLYLRLDKQSAYLNEIKLSRADPIHFCIHFQKSNPEEIVNICRKFGMLP from the coding sequence TTGCCTTCTAAAATTCCTATAGGCTACATTGACATACGAGTCTTTGCCCATGCAACAGAAGACGTAAACAAGGTTCTCAACGCTGTATACAATACGCTTCCAGCCGAAGTAATCGAAAATGTTGTCATCAAACGAACAAATCTATCTGGTCACCATGGAAACCCAATAATTCTTTTAGAAACAAGAATCAAAGAAAAAAGCGCCGTCCAAGCAGTTTTTGAAAAGTTGTCTTCTGGACTGAGCATCATAGACAAAGAGCAACTGAGCAGTGAAATTAAAGAGCACTTGGACAAAGGAAACCTTTACTTGAGACTCGATAAGCAGTCGGCTTATTTGAATGAGATTAAGCTCTCCCGCGCGGACCCAATCCACTTCTGCATTCACTTCCAAAAATCTAACCCAGAAGAAATAGTGAACATCTGCCGAAAATTTGGGATGCTTCCATGA
- a CDS encoding ribosomal protein L13e: MIAVKPTVFKKNGKQRLGRGFSREELKKAGISVSDALKLGVPVDLRRRTVHEGNIATVKEFLKRKKAESKPKKRGKSKS; encoded by the coding sequence ATGATTGCAGTAAAGCCTACAGTTTTCAAAAAGAATGGAAAACAGCGTCTTGGAAGAGGTTTCAGCCGAGAAGAACTGAAGAAAGCCGGAATAAGCGTGAGTGACGCTTTGAAGCTTGGCGTTCCCGTGGATTTGCGAAGAAGAACCGTGCACGAGGGAAATATTGCTACTGTTAAAGAGTTCTTGAAACGCAAAAAAGCTGAATCTAAACCTAAGAAAAGAGGAAAATCTAAAAGTTAA
- a CDS encoding 50S ribosomal protein L15e, with product MAYKYIAEAWAKPEKSFVDELMRQRLIEWRKQQAITRIEKPTRLDRARKLGYKAKQGFVMVRVRVRRGGLRKQRPKAGRRPKRMGVKKFKPAKSLRLIAEERAARKFPNLEVLNSYWVGEDGRSKWFEIIMVDPHHPSIKNDKNINWICQKQHKKRVFRSLTSAGKKVRGLRNKGRGAEKVRPSRKAARGD from the coding sequence ATGGCATACAAGTACATAGCCGAAGCTTGGGCAAAACCAGAAAAATCCTTCGTAGACGAGTTAATGCGCCAAAGATTAATAGAATGGCGAAAGCAACAAGCAATAACTCGCATAGAAAAACCAACACGTTTGGACAGAGCAAGAAAACTAGGCTACAAAGCAAAACAAGGCTTCGTGATGGTTCGTGTACGCGTCAGACGCGGCGGCTTAAGAAAACAGAGACCAAAAGCTGGAAGAAGACCAAAAAGAATGGGTGTAAAGAAGTTTAAGCCTGCCAAAAGCCTAAGACTAATCGCTGAAGAAAGAGCCGCGAGAAAGTTTCCAAACCTTGAAGTTCTCAACTCTTACTGGGTAGGCGAAGACGGACGCTCAAAATGGTTCGAAATAATCATGGTTGACCCACACCATCCTTCAATAAAAAATGACAAAAACATCAATTGGATATGCCAAAAACAACATAAAAAACGAGTCTTCAGAAGCCTAACAAGCGCGGGCAAAAAAGTTAGAGGCTTAAGAAACAAGGGACGCGGAGCCGAAAAGGTTAGGCCAAGCAGAAAAGCAGCTAGAGGAGATTAG
- a CDS encoding TIGR00289 family protein, with protein MRVAVLATGGKDSTLALYRVLNAGHDVKCLVSMIPLREDSWMFHYPNIRLMDLFAQAVEIPLAKAETSGIKEKEVEDLKHLIGTLDVDAVVSGAIASNYQKIRIEKICEQLKLKCMTPLWGENPLSLIKEVLQQRFETIITGVYAHGFSREWLGRKIDEATVKALIELNRQYGISIVGEGGEYETLVLDAPFFKKRISIIEAKKTWKNQSGYFLVTKAMLENK; from the coding sequence ATGCGTGTTGCGGTTTTAGCTACCGGTGGAAAGGATTCTACCTTAGCGCTTTATAGAGTCTTAAACGCGGGTCATGACGTGAAATGCTTGGTGAGTATGATTCCTTTGAGAGAAGATAGCTGGATGTTTCATTACCCAAACATTCGCCTAATGGACTTGTTTGCGCAAGCCGTTGAAATACCGCTTGCAAAAGCGGAAACGTCTGGAATAAAGGAGAAAGAAGTTGAAGACCTTAAGCATTTAATCGGGACGCTTGATGTTGACGCGGTGGTCTCCGGCGCAATCGCCTCAAACTATCAAAAAATAAGAATTGAAAAAATCTGTGAACAACTGAAACTAAAATGCATGACACCCCTTTGGGGAGAAAACCCATTAAGCCTTATAAAAGAAGTTCTGCAACAGCGATTTGAGACCATAATCACTGGAGTTTATGCGCATGGCTTTAGCCGAGAATGGCTTGGAAGAAAAATTGATGAAGCCACAGTTAAGGCTTTAATTGAGTTAAATAGGCAGTATGGAATTTCAATTGTTGGCGAAGGAGGTGAATACGAGACACTCGTGCTTGACGCGCCCTTTTTCAAAAAAAGAATAAGCATTATTGAAGCAAAGAAGACGTGGAAAAATCAAAGCGGATATTTTCTTGTCACCAAAGCAATGCTCGAGAACAAATGA
- a CDS encoding NAD(P)/FAD-dependent oxidoreductase, whose protein sequence is MQWLTSQFIKVYLYNKIWNFTFKEENHLEKFDVVVVGAGTAGCLAAKTTAEAGLKVCIVERKKREEIGEKICGDALGEHHLKTVGLEKPQGGELEKRIEGIKIYSPDLETIFTIHHEDFVGYLLNRRLFGQWLLEKALDEGAILMDSTLCLEPVIEKNFVTGVMVKDVKTSRNLQLKSKVVVDASGFPAVIRRKLPENMKIETEIANEDVEACYREIRQLKQETKNTDYCEIYLNQKVTPGGYTWIFPKGGAKVNVGLGVCMHGNFPNPKNQLYKHILTKPLFEGSLLLTGGSWYDPTRRPLDSMVGNGVAILGDAACLVNPIHGGGIGPSMLSGYLAGKTIADALEKGDASRESLWSYNCKYMEMYGTKQAGLDAFRMLLLTCRDEDLNYGMKYRLLTEEDVLKAGLGEEFHLNITETAKRVFKGLKRIRFLNKLRITANLMKQIKVHYKNYPETPENFEKWQGETEALFREARAKLVE, encoded by the coding sequence GTGCAATGGCTTACTTCACAATTTATAAAGGTTTATTTATACAACAAAATATGGAATTTCACCTTTAAGGAGGAAAACCATTTGGAAAAGTTTGACGTTGTCGTGGTCGGCGCTGGAACAGCAGGTTGCCTAGCAGCGAAAACAACTGCAGAAGCGGGCTTAAAAGTTTGCATAGTTGAACGGAAAAAGCGGGAGGAGATTGGTGAAAAAATTTGTGGAGACGCTCTGGGAGAACATCACTTAAAAACTGTTGGTTTGGAAAAGCCCCAAGGCGGCGAGTTGGAAAAGAGAATTGAGGGTATTAAAATTTATTCGCCTGATTTAGAGACAATCTTCACTATTCACCACGAGGATTTTGTTGGCTACTTGCTGAATCGGCGCCTTTTTGGGCAGTGGTTGTTGGAAAAAGCCTTGGATGAAGGTGCCATTCTCATGGATTCTACGCTGTGTTTGGAGCCAGTTATTGAAAAGAATTTTGTAACCGGAGTTATGGTTAAAGATGTAAAGACGAGCAGAAATCTTCAATTAAAGAGCAAAGTTGTTGTGGACGCTAGTGGTTTTCCAGCAGTGATTAGACGGAAACTTCCAGAAAATATGAAAATAGAAACTGAAATTGCAAACGAGGATGTCGAGGCTTGTTATCGTGAAATTAGGCAGCTCAAACAAGAAACCAAGAACACAGACTACTGCGAAATTTACTTGAACCAGAAGGTAACGCCTGGTGGTTACACGTGGATTTTTCCTAAAGGCGGAGCAAAAGTCAACGTTGGCTTAGGAGTTTGCATGCATGGCAATTTTCCAAACCCAAAAAACCAACTTTACAAGCATATACTAACAAAACCCCTTTTTGAAGGTTCACTGCTTCTTACTGGCGGCTCTTGGTATGACCCAACACGTAGACCCTTAGATAGTATGGTTGGAAACGGAGTTGCAATTCTTGGCGACGCAGCGTGCCTAGTAAATCCGATACATGGTGGCGGAATTGGTCCGTCTATGCTCAGCGGCTATCTTGCTGGAAAAACTATAGCTGACGCTTTGGAAAAGGGAGATGCAAGCCGAGAATCATTATGGTCTTACAACTGTAAGTATATGGAAATGTACGGGACGAAACAAGCAGGGCTTGATGCTTTTCGCATGTTGCTTTTGACATGCCGCGACGAAGATTTGAACTATGGAATGAAATATAGACTCTTGACTGAAGAAGATGTCTTGAAAGCTGGCTTGGGCGAAGAGTTCCATTTGAACATAACGGAAACTGCCAAGCGAGTTTTCAAAGGCTTAAAAAGAATACGATTTCTGAACAAGCTCAGAATCACTGCTAACTTAATGAAGCAGATAAAAGTTCACTACAAAAACTATCCAGAAACTCCGGAAAATTTTGAGAAATGGCAAGGAGAAACAGAGGCTTTATTCAGGGAAGCGAGAGCAAAACTTGTGGAGTGA